One segment of Babesia bigemina genome assembly Bbig001, chromosome : II DNA contains the following:
- a CDS encoding small nuclear ribonucleoprotein (snRNP), putative, which yields MSIGTPVKLLYEGIGHIVTAEMQNSQLYRGTLINVEDNMNCLLEGVTMVMKDGKTLALEQVFLRGGQIRFMIFPDMLRHAPMFKQSAKDRNKQAVLPQPVPPQFHNRRR from the exons ATGTCGATAGGCACGCCTGTGAAGCTTCTGTACGAGGGCATCGGCCACATCGTGACTGCCGAGATGCAGAACTCGCAGCTCTACCGTGGCACCCTG ATCAATGTGGAGGACAACATGAACTGCCTGCTCGAAGGTGTGACCATGGTAATGAAGGACGGGAAGACATTGGCCCTGGAGCAGGTCTTCCTGCGCGGCGGCCAGATCCGCTTCATGATTTTCCCCGACATGCTGCGACACGCGCCGATGTTCAAGCAGAGCGCGAAGGACCGCAATAAGCAGGCCGTGCTGCCCCAGCCAGTTCCGCCGCAGTTCCACAACCGCCGCCGCTGA